Proteins from a single region of Cryptococcus neoformans var. grubii H99 chromosome 5, complete sequence:
- a CDS encoding aspartyl aminopeptidase yields MAKASVVLFLSATTRSLARYLMKASIPFPPKDAVNFCDFVTHAPTPFHAVAHLTTRLFTSGFVPISERSPSSSLEPGGKYYYTRNQSSLVAFTLPAKPLPETAISFAVGHLDSPCLKVRPVSKKTKSNYLQVGVELYGGGIWHSWFDRDLSLAGRVIVANREAHHSEDPKFVSKLVKIDRPILRIPTLAIHLDRTANDNFKFNKETEFQPILGLVEDALNATDAGLGMKRSHSGTPHQPLAKNDSHEAEKSDDLFNVANMEDKHHPKLLSVLADELGCDIADIQDFELSLYDTQPSTVGGLSNEFVYSPRIDNLMTSFCTIEALCEAVKTSNAGEESDIRCVILFDNEEVGSVSHHGAESNLLPAFVERIVQMKDYKDMGYYAMLANSFLISADMGHAIHPNYESRYEPNLAPKINGGIVIKTNANQRYTSNAQTTFLLRRVAKKAGVPVQEFEIRNDSTCGSTVGPHLSTHVRTVDIGLAQLSMHSIRETAGSHDVRHYIDFFKIFFQGFGEIDRELRIDWH; encoded by the exons ATGGCCAAAGCGTCTGTTGTTTTGTTCCTGTCCGCAACAACCCGCTCACTGGCACGATATCTCATGAAGGCCTCGATCCCATTCCCTCCAAAGGATGCAGTAAA CTTCTGTGACTTTGTCACCCATGCCCCCACTCCCTTCCATGCTGTAGCCCATCTCACAACCCGCCTCTTCACCTCGGGCTTTGTCCCTATTTCGGAAAGatctccctcatcttcccttgAACCAGGTGGAAAATACTACTACACTCGTAACCAGTCATCTCTTGTGGCGTTCACTCTTCCCGCAAAGCCCTTGCCAGAGACGGCCATTTCTTTTGCCGTTGGCCATCTCGACTCCCCTTGTCTTAAGGTAAGACCAGTGAGCAAAAAGACAAAATCGAACTACCTCCAGGTTGGCGTCGAACTATACGGTGGTGGCATCTGGCATTCATGGTTTGACCGCGACCTTTCCCTTGCCGGTCGAGTGATTGTTGCCAATCGTGAAGCCCATCATTCTGAAGACCCCAAATTTGTTTCCAAGCTTGTCAAGATTGATCGTCCAATCTTGAGGATACCTACTCTTGCTATCCACCTAGATAGGACAGCAAATGACAATTTCAAATTCAACAAGGAGACAGAATTCCAGCCAATCTTGGGTCTGGTCGAGGATGCGTTGAATGCGACCGATGCAGGGCTGGGTATGAAGAGGTCGCACTCCGGGACACCTCATCAACCTCTCGCCAAAAACGACTCCCACGAGGCTGAGAAATCGGACGACTTGTTTAATGTAGCGAACATGGAGGACAAGCACCATCCGAAGCTCTTATCTGTACTGGCCGATGAGCTTGGATGTGATATTGCTGACATCCAAGATTTTGAGCT CTCCCTATATGACACACAACCATCCACTGTTGGTGGTCTTTCGAATGAGTTCGTCTATAGCCCTCGCATCGATAATCTCATGACGTC TTTCTGCACCATCGAGGCTCTTTGTGAGGCGGTTAAAACGTCTAATGCTGGAGAGGAATCTGACATTCGATGCGTCATTTTATTCGATAACGAGGAGGTTGGCTCTGTCTCCCACCATGGCGCCGAATCCAATTTGCTTCCCGCGTTTGTGGAGCGCATCGTGCAAATGAAGGACTACAAGGACATGGGCTACTACGCCATGCTCGCAAACAGCTTTTTGATCTCGGCTGACATGGGTCACGCT ATTCATCCCAATTATGAATCACGTTATGAACCCAATCTTGCTCCCAAAATCAACGGTGGTATCGTTATCAAAACCAACGCCAACCAGCGTTATACCTCCAATGCTCAAACCACATTcttgttgagaagagtggcgaagaaggcaggGGTTCCTGTTCAAGAATTCGAGATCCGCAACGATTCC ACATGCGGCTCAACCGTTGGTCCACATCTCTCTACACACGTCCGCACGGTTGACATTGGTCTCGCCCAACTGTCCATGCACTCCATTAGGGAGACGGCCGGTAGCCACGATGTGAGGCATTATATCGACTTTTTCAAGATTTTTTTCCAAGGTTTCGGGGAGATTGACAGGGAATTGAGAATTGACTGGCACTGA
- a CDS encoding H/ACA ribonucleoprotein complex subunit 4, with product MAVASSSALTDSQVSKIQQDSDFSIKSEAVTPKLDTSQWPLLLKNYDKLLVRSSHFTPIPSGISPLKRDLQTYVKSGVINLDKPSNPSSHEVVAWLKRILRVEKTGHSGTLDPKVTGCLIVCIDRATRLVKSQQGAGKEYVCVVRFHDKLQDEKALPRALETLTGALFQRPPLISAVKRQLRVRTIYESKLIEYDNERNLGVFWVSCEAGTYIRTLCVHLGLLLGVGAHMQELRRVRSGITGENDDIVSMHDVLDAQWLYDNTRDESYLRRVIRPLESLLTNYKRIVVKDSAVNAICYGAKLMIPGLLRYEADIEVNEEVVLMTTKGEAIAIGIAQMSTVDLASCDHGVVAKVKRCIMNRDLYPRKWGLGPKAQEKKKMIKKGELDKYGKPIEGVTPQQWSKGYIDYNDPDAVPAYGSNDLLPTQPATTEDVKMEPVEVKVEADEKKRKRDEEEVGSPKAEEKKKKKKVKTEDGAEREETAEERAARKAAKKEKKEKKKAKEE from the exons ATGGCTGTTGCCAGCTCATCCGCTCTCACTGACAGCCAGGTCAGCAAGATCCAGCAAGATTCCGATTTCTCGATCAAGAGCGAGGCCGTCACCCCCAAGCTCG ACACTTCTCAATGGCCTCTTTTGCTTAAGAACTATGATAAATTGCTTGTCAGATCTTCCCATTTTACTCCAATTCCCTCC GGTATCTCACCTCTTAAACGCGACCTCCAAACTTATGTCAAGTCTGGTGTCATTAACCTCGACAAGCCTTCCAACCCATCTTCTCACGAAGTTGTTGCTTGGTTGAAGCGAATCCTGCGCGTCGAGAAGACCGGCCACTCAGGTACCCTCGATCCCAAGGTCACTGGCTGTTTGATTGTCTGTATCGACAGAGCTACTCGATTGGTCAAGTCCCAGCAAGGTGCAGGAAAGGAATACGTGTGTGTGGTTCGATTCCACGACAAGTTGCAGGACGAGAAGGCTTTGCCTCGAGCTTTGGAGACCCTTACTGGCGCCCTTTTCCAGCGACCCCCCCTTATCTCCGCCGTTAAGCGTCAGCTTCGTGTTCGAACAATCTACGAGTCCAAGTTGATTGAATACGACAATGAAAGAAACCTTGGTGTATTTTGGGTGTCATGTGAGGCTGGTACTTATATCAGGACTTTGTGTGTCCACCTGGGATTGCTTTTGGGTGTCGGTGCCCACATGCAAGAACTCAGGCGTGTAAGGAGCGGTATCACTGGCGAGAATGATGACATCGTGTCTATGCACGATGTATTGGATGCCCAGTGGTTGTACGATAACACTCGTGACG AATCCTACCTGCGTCGAGTGATTCGCCCTCTTGAGTCTCTTCTCACCAATTACAAGCGTATCGTCGTTAAAGATTCTGCCGTCAACGCTATTTGCTATGGTGCCAAGCTCATGATTCCAGGTCTCTTGCGATACGAAGCAGACATTGAAGTCAACGAAGAGGTTGTTCTCATGACTACAAAGGGTGAAGCTATCGCCATTGGTATCGCCCAAATGTCCACTGTCGACCTTGCCTCCTGCGATCATGGTGTGGTGGCCAAGGTGAAGAGATGCATCATGAACAGGGATCTTTACCCTAGAAAGTGGGGACTTGGTCCCAAGGcccaagaaaagaaaaagatgatcaagaagggagagttGGACAAGTATGGCAAGCCTATCGAAGGTGTTACCCCTCAACAATGGTCCAAGGGTTATATTGACTACAATGACCCTGATGCTGTGCCTGCTTATGGGTCCAACGACCTCTTGCCCACCCAACCTGCCACTACAGAAGATGTGAAGATGGAGCCGGTCGAAGTCAAGGTTGAGGCGGACGAGAAAAAGCGCAAGCgcgacgaagaggaagttggATCACCAAaggctgaggagaagaagaaaaagaagaaggtgaagacTGAGGATGGTGCGGAGCGAGAGGAGACTGCTGAAGAGAGGGCGGCGAGGAAGgctgccaagaaggagaagaaggagaaaaagaaggcgaaggaggagTAG
- a CDS encoding chromosome associated protein → MYIKTITIQGFKSYRDQVAVDPFSPGHNVVVGRNGSGKSNFFSAIRFVLSDQYTKLSREERQRLLHEGTSTSTTLSAYVEIVFDNSDGRFPTGRQELVLRRTIGLKKDEYSLDRKSASKSEVDQLLESAGFSKANPYYIVPQGRITHLTNMNDRERLRLLKDVAGTEVYEQKRAESTRIMEETDGKRDKILELLTTIEDRLRELEEEKEELKEYQEKDRERRCLEYALHQRELEDVTNALDEIEAERRQDIHDSNEKRKEFNDREDEIQRYEEALTAAKHSLSTTQASLRQYETERADLVRNKTELECVIADFETAGQVGEHRRAELAEELEVMQQKVDEATARLEDLVQEAEQRIGEEKAAREALEPTQSKLSVLFAKQGRAQQFATQAARDEYLRDEIKALEEHEKNQGRRVEILQNEVAGAKEQLAQLSAKSEQQAQGENDRRENLKKMNEEIAQLQTNIAGMHEQKKELWREEGKLTQIEVNAKSEMEAAERSLMGMMNKDTSNGLRAVRQIAKRLNLDGVFGPLYDLFEVSDKYKTAVEVTAGNSLFHVVVDNDETASKLLDVMNREKSGRVTFMPLNRLKSHSVNYPKANDAIPMIQKLQFDREYVMAFEQVFGRTIICEDLQTAAHYTRSHGLNAVTIEGDRVDRKGALTGGYHDVRRSRLDTVKAAKKWRTAYETDHARHIEVKAALQNLEQEVTRAMGQVQALEAKKRHISDGGEGLFKLLTLPARDLDQARDRVTRLESSLEEAEGASRDAKAKRASYEEELRTPMRQNLTDEELRELETLTQSVESQKKLLFDATQSRAKAVGERNRLEIELSENLRRKRQELRDKLDRLEGEAGNGELQSGEVELRRNELRNLVRDIEQLEEKVSESEGRVDELNSEISKISENLERVQTQQMENTRAIMRVQKNAERYLTKRQTLINRREECNNAIRDLGALPEEAFSKYTDQRSDKIIKRLHKVNDGLKKFAHVNKKAFEQYNNFTKQRDELMDRRDELDQSAVKIEELIETLDQRKDEAIERTFKQVSKYFEEVFETLVPLGKGELIMQKKTDGFIEEESEESLEQGREKSDIDSYTGVSIRVSFNSKHDEGQRIQQLSGGQKSLVALALVFAIQKCDPAPFYLFDEIDANLDAQYRTAVATMIHTLSTSAQFITTTFKSEMLAQADKFYGVFFDKQKVSTIKVIEKEEASDFVETAAQVGQL, encoded by the exons ATG TATATCAAAACAATAACCATTCAAG GTTTCAAATCTTACAGAGATCAAGTGGCTGTAGATCCATTCTC ACCTGGACACAATGTTGTGGTTGGTCGAAATGGTAGTGGGAAATCAAACTTTTTCTCCG CTATACGATTTGTACTGTCTGATCAATATACCAAATTGAGCCGAGAAGAAAGGCAGCGTCTACTACATGAAGGAACGAGTACAAGTACGACACTTTCTGCTTATGTCGAGATTGTCTTTGACA ATTCTGATGGGCGCTTTCCGACTGGTCGACAGGAACTCGTGCTTCGTCGAACCATTGGTCTTAAGAAAGATGAATACTCCCTGGATAGAAAGAGCGCCAGCAAATCTGAAGTGGATCAGCTACTGGAAAGTGCTGGCTTCTCAAAGGCTAACCCCTATTATATTGTTCCCCAAGGAAGG ATCACGCATCTGACGAATATGAATGATCGAGAAAGACTCAGATTGTTAAAGGATGTGGCAGGAACGGAGGTCTACGAGCAAAAAAGGGCTGAGTCGACCAGAATCATGGAGGAAACCG ACGGAAAGCGAGACAAGAttcttgagcttctcaCAACCATCGAGGACCGATTACGagaacttgaagaagaaaaggaggaactCAAAGAGTACCAAGAGAAAGATCGGGAAAGGCGCTGCTTGGAATACGCGTTGCATCAACGAGAATTGGAAGATGTTACCAATGCTCTGGATGAAATTGAGGCagaaaggagacaagacATACACGACAGTAacgagaagagaaaggaattTAATGATAGAGAGGACGAAATCCAG CGCTACGAGGAAGCTCTTACTGCGGCTAAGCATTCCTTGTCGACTACGCAAGCTTCGCTCAGGCAGTATGAAACCGAGCGGGCGGATTTAGTGCGTAACAAAACCGAATTGGAATGCGTTATCGCCGATTTTGAGACGGCTGGTCAAGTGGGCGAGCACAGGAGGGCAGAGCTGGCTGAAGAACTGGAAGTGATGCAGCAGAAGGTAGATGAAGCAACCGCGAGATTGGAGGACCTAGTGCAAGAAGCTGAACAGAGGATTGGGGAGGAAAAAGCCGCAAGAGAAGC GCTTGAACCTACACAATCCAAACTCTCAGTATTGTTTGCCAAACAGGGGCGAGCGCAGCAATTCGCAACCCAGGCTGCCCGAGATGAGTATCTCAGAGACGAAATCAAAGCTCTCGAAGAACATGAGAAGAATCAAGGACGGCGGGTGGAAATCCTGCAAAACGAGGTGGCGGGTGCAAAGGAACAGTTGGCACAGCTTTCGGCCAAGTCTGAGCAGCAAGCCCAAGGCGAGAATGATAGGAGAGAGAATTTGAAAAAAATGAATGAAGAGATCGCACAACTGCAAACGAACATTGCGGGTATGCATGAGCAGAAAAA GGAGCTGTGGCGGGAAGAGGGCAAGTTGACTCAGATTGAGGTCAATGCGAAAAGCGAAATGGAGGCCGCCGAGCGTTCACTGATGGGCATGATGAACAAA GACACGAGCAATGGCTTACGGGCTGTCCGACAAATTGCCAAGCGACTAAACCTTGATGGTGTTTTTGGACCCCTCTACGATCTTTTTGAAGTCTCCGATAAATACAAAACCGCCGTAGAGGTAACCGCCGGTAACAG CTTATTCCACGTTGTTGTGGATAATGATGAGACTGCCAGCAAGCTACTTGATGTTATGAATCGGGAAAAGAGTGGTCGAGTGACTTTCATGCCTCTCAATCGTCTTAAAAGTCATAGCGTCAACTATCCCAAGGCTAACGATGCTATACCAATGATTCAAAAGTTACAATTTGACAGGGAGTATGTCATGGCATTTGAACAA GTATTTGGTCGAACTATCATTTGTGAAGACCTTCAAACTGCGGCCCATTATACCCGATCACATGGTCTGAACGCTGTTACCATTGAGGGTGATCGAGTTGATCGCAAAGGTGCTCTGACTGGCGGTTATCATGATGTTCGGCGCTCCCGCCTCGACACTGTCAAAGCCGCAAAGAAATGGCGAACAGCGTACGAAACGGACCACGCACGTCATATAGAGGTGAAAGCTGCGCTGCAGAATCTCGAACAGGAGGTCACAAGAGCCATGGGTCAAGTACAAGCACTTGAggcgaagaaaaggcaCATATCAGATGGGGGAGAGGGCTTATTCAAGTTACTTACGTTACCGGCAAGGGACCTTGACCAGGCAAGAGATAGGGTAACGAGATTAGAATCTAGtctggaagaagctgagggAGCATCGAGGGATGCTAAAGCCAAGAGAGCGAGCTATGAGGAAGAGCTCAGGACCCCCATGAGGCAAAACCTGACGGATGAAGAGTTGAGGGAGTTGGAAACCTTGACACAAAGTGTGGAATCCCAGAAGAAGTTGCTGTTTGACGCAACCCAGAGCAGAGCAAAGGCAGTAGGAGAACGTAACCGGTTAGAAATCGAGCTTTCGGAGAATCTCCGGCGAAAGAGACAGGAGCTACGAGACAAACTTGATCGATTGGAAGGTGAAGCGGGTAATGGGGAACTGCAATCTGGGGAGGTGGAATTGCGAAGGAACGAGCTCAGGAATCTCGTGCGCGATATTGAGCAGCTCGAGGAAAAAGTTTCTG AGTCTGAAGGCCGCGTTGACGAATTAAACTCTGAAATCTCCAAAATCTCGGAGAATCTCGAGCGTGTACAAACTCAGCAGATGGAAAATACTCGGGCGATTATGCGTGTTCAAAAAAATGCTGAGCGTTATCTTACCAAGCGACAAACCCTCATCAacaggagagaagaatgcAATAATGCGATTCGGGATTTGGGTGCTTTACCGGAAGAAGCATTCTCAAAATATACTGACCAAAGGTCAGATAAG ATTATCAAGAGACTTCACAAGGTGAACGACGGCCTCAAGAAATTTGCCCATGTCAATAAAAAGGCGTTTGAGCAATATAACAATTTCACGAAGCAGCGTGACGAATTAATGGACCGTCGGGATGAGCTCGATCAATCGGCTGTCAAAATTGAAGAACTCATTGAAACTCTTGATCAACGTAAGGATGAGGCAATTGAAAGAACATTCAAGCAAGTGTCCAAATATTTTGAAGAGGTATTTGAGACATTGGTCCCATTGGGGAAAGGAGAGTTAATCatgcagaagaagaccgaTGGTTTCATT gaagaagaatcaGAAGAGTCCTTGgagcaaggaagagagaaaagcgaCATTGACAGCTATACTGGCGTCTCCATTCGCGTTTCCTTCAACTCGAAGCATGATGAAGGTCAGCGCATCCAGCAGCTGTCTGGAGGTCAAAAGTCTCTTGTGGCTCTCGCCCTGGTTTTCGCCATCCAGAAGTGCGATCCAGCACCTTTCTACCTATTTGACGAAATCGATGCGAACTTGGATGCTCAATACCGTACCGCGGTAGCAA CCATGATCCATACGCTTTCCACCAGCGCACAGTTTATCACGACCACGTTCAAGTCTGAAATGCTTGCTCAGGCTGATAAATTTTACGGTGTCTTCTTCGACAAACAGAAGGTCAGTACGATAAAGGTgattgaaaaggaggaggccaGCGACTTTGTAGAAACCGCTGCCCAAGTCGGACAGTTGTAA
- a CDS encoding urease accessory protein, with protein MSSSMKAPLRNPPRLLAGEGRVHLSASNAHPCFSTSLAAYPLKLLSPTPLPSQPANFAVLYTLAYGGGLVAGDLVSLSVLIDPGCGLVMLTQGTTKVYKRRPGLRPLSHLHTSQPSSDPNLTRQRMHIRLCSSSFLLLLPDSVSPFRSSIYSQTQRFVLPADRTASVLILDWVNSGRGQRPQEGDEEIWSMDSYGSTNEIWVGDERIMRERMVLDNSHFGLNAGGSLSPIANQLSPYNVYATVLIIGPHLTTLFSYLAYLSDHSRQFQLKEPPGLAWSFSEIDDKLQAGVVRIAACEVEDARKWLREVMTAGGVAALVGEGMWPRCI; from the coding sequence ATGTCTTCATCGATGAAAGCCCCGCTGCGAAATCCCCCCCGCCTCCTCGCAGGAGAGGGACGGGTGCATCTCTCCGCCTCCAACGCACACCCTTGCTTCTCCACCAGCCTCGCAGCATACCCCCTCAAGCTCCTCTCTCcaactcctcttccctcacAGCCCGCGAACTTCGCCGTCCTCTACACTCTCGCCTATGGCGGAGGCCTTGTAGCTGGCGATCTCGTCAGTCTAAGCGTGCTGATTGACCCAGGATGTGGTCTCGTCATGCTCACCCAAGGCACGACCAAAGTATACAAGCGTCGACCAGGCCTTCGCCCCCTTTCCCACTTGCATACCTCTCAGCCATCTTCAGACCCCAATCTCACACGTCAAAGGATGCACATACGTCTTTGCTCATCGTCCTTCTTACTCCTCTTACCTGATTCTGTTTCCCCTTTCCGCTCGTCTATCTACTCCCAGACCCAGCGCTTCGTCCTTCCTGCAGATAGGACGGCATCAGTTCTCATTCTTGATTGGGTCAATTCAGGCCGAGGGCAAAGGCCTCAAGAAGGCGATGAGGAGATTTGGAGCATGGATAGCTACGGGTCAACGAACGAGATTTGGGtaggagatgagagaatCATGAGGGAGCGCATGGTGCTCGATAATTCCCATTTTGGTTTGAATGCTGGTGGCAGTCTGTCTCCTATCGCAAACCAATTATCTCCATATAACGTCTACGCCACTGTTCTAATCATTGGTCCCCATCTTACGACCCTTTTCTCGTATCTCGCGTATCTCTCCGATCATTCACGGCAGTTCCAGCTGAAGGAGCCTCCCGGTTTGGCATGGAGTTTTAGTGAGATAGATGACAAGCTGCAGGCGGGAGTAGTCAGAATTGCAGCATGCGAGGTGGAAGACGCTAGGAAATGGCTGAGAGAGGTTATGACCGCTGGTGGTGTAGCGGCTCTAGTAGGAGAGGGGATGTGGCCGAGGTGTATTTAG